The Paracoccus albus region CGAATACTGCGCGAAGCTGCTGGACATGGCGTATATCCGCGTCCTGGAGGTCGCGACTTTTTACTTCATGTTCCAGCTTCAACCCGTTGGTACTGTTGCGCATATCCAGATTTGCGGAACGACCACCTGCATGATTTGCGGTTCGGGTGAACTGATCGCGGTTTGCAAGGAAAAAATCGCGCCTCAGCCCCATATGCTGTCCGAAGATGGCAAGTTTTCGTGGGAGGAGGTCGAATGCCTTGCTGCCTGCGCGAATGCGCCGATGGCGCAGATCGGCAAGGATTATTACGAGGATCTTACGCCCGAAAAGCTGGCCCAACTGATTGATGCGATGGCGGCGGGTAAGGTCCCGGTTCCGGGCCCGCAGGATGGGCGGTTTTCGTCCGAGCCGGCAGAGGATCAGAGTGCGCTGACCAACCTGGTACCGGCGCAAGAACAGAACAATGCCTCGGTCGCTCTCGCCTTGGATCTGAAGGACACGCTCAAGCGTATTGACGGCAGCGAAGTGCCCGTGCTGACGCCTTGGCTTCGCAAGCCTGAAGGTGCTGCAGACGACCGCAGCGGGAACAACATCCAGTCAGAGGACGAACCCCGCCCCGCCGAGGGGCAGCCGGTCGATGAAACCGGTGTGACAGAACAGGAAGCGGCGGTGAAACCCGCCGCAGAGCCCGAAGCCGACGCGCCCGCCGGGTCATCCGATGCTGAGCCGATCGGACGCCAGCCGGTGAAGCTCGAGGCCCCGCGCGAAGGTTCGGCAGACGATCTCAAGCGGATCTCCGGCGTCGGGCCGGTTCTGGAAGAACTGCTCCACTCGCTGGGTATTTACCACTTCGATCAGATATCGAACTGGGATGATGAAGAAATCGCGTGGGTCGACGAAAACCTTGAAGGATTCAAGGGACGCGTCAGCCGTGACGAATGGGTCCGGCAGGCAAGGGAATTTGTCAAGGAAAGTGACGGCAAGACCAGCTAGAATGTAACGATACCTGAACGGGGTGACCGATGCTGAAGAACGAATGCTCTCGCAATTGCTGGCTGGCAGCCGCTGTGGCTGGTCTGTTGGTATGGATATTCAACGGGACCTTCATCGGGGGCCTCGTTCTGGGGCTTATTACGTTCTTCCTTCTTGGCAGCGCTCTGATCTGGCTGGTCTGTACTGGCCGGGGTGGGGCAGCAGAAGATGCCGAGGTCCTGAGCCGCGAAGCCGCGCCTGAAAGCAGTGACGACGGCGTGCTCAATCGCGCTGAGCAGGCGGTGGTCGATGCCGGGAACGCCTTTGCCGCCGGGACCGTTGCTGCTGTCGCCAAAGGCCGTGAAGCCTTGCAGGATATGCGCGACGAATCCAAAAAACCGCACGACGATGACAACCGAGATCACGACCGTGGCGAAGATGAGCGCGAAGACCGTGACGCCGATGACGACAGCATCCTGGAACGCGCGGAAGAGCGGCTGGAGAAAGCCGGTGAGGCGGTAAAAGACGCGATGGGTGCTCTGGCTGCGCGTGGAAAGGACGCGATCAGCACGCTGAAGAACCGTGGCGATGATGATGCGGACGAAGTCTCTCCGGCAGATGGCGGACGGATGAGCCTTGCGGCAAATGTCTCTCCGGCTGGGCAGTCGGCGGTCCCGACCGATCCCGAAGATGCTGCTGCGAAACCCGCTGCGACCCCGGTAAAGCCAGAGCCTCGGACTGCTGCTGCTGACGACACTGCGGAAGCCGGCCAGCCACAGCCAAAAGCGGCTGAGCCGCAGAAGGCCACTGACGCGAAGGCCGATACGGAAGAACCCGTGTCGGCCGCTGGCCCGGACGATCTGAAAGAGATTAAGGGCGTCGGTCCTGCCCTCGAAGGGCTTTTGCACGAAAATGGCGTGACCAGCTTTGCGCAGATTGCAGGCTGGGGTGAAAGCGACATAGATCACTATGCCGAATTGATTGGCCGCATGGGCGGTCGCATCCGCTCAGACGATTGGGTGTCGCAGGCAAAGGTGCTGGCAAAGGGCGGCTCGACCGAGTTTTCGCGCCGCGTCGACAAAGGTGAGGTCTACTGATGGTCGATCGGTCGGCCCATGATGCGGCGCAAATGCGTCTTGTCGCGGTCGTGATGGCCCTGACGGCCATTCTGTGGCTGGCGGCAAACTGGGCCGGACAGCGCTTTGGCTGGCCGTCTAAATATGCGTATCTCGCGGATCTGGCCGCGATAGGTGGTTTTGTCTGGTCGCTGCTTGTGGCCTGGCGTATCTGGCAGCGCGGCAAGGCGCGGTCGGGCAAGGAAGGATAAGAACGGATGCTGTTGCAGGACAAGGACAGGATTTTCCAGAACCTTTACGGGATGGGAGACCGTTCACTGAAGGGCGCACAGTCGCGCGGTTGCTGGGATGGCACCGCCGACATCATCGCGCGCGGCCGCGACAAGATCATTGAAGAGATGAAGGCATCGGGCCTGCGCGGTCGCGGCGGCGCGGGCTTCCCGACCGGTTTGAAATGGTCTTTCATGCCCAAGGAATCGGATGGCCGTCCGGCTTATCTGGTCATCAATGGCGATGAATCCGAGCCTGCGACCTGCAAGGACCGCGAGATCATGCGCCATGATCCGCATACCCTGATCGAAGGTGCGTTGATTGCCAGCTTCGCGATGAACGCGCACGCGTCCTACATCTATCTGCGTGGCGAGTTCATCCGTGAGCGTGAGGCGCTTCAGACAGCGATCAACGAATGCTATGATGCCGGGCTGCTGGGTAAGAATGCGGCGGGTTCAGGTTGGGACTTTGACCTGTACCTGAATCACGGCGCGGGTGCCTATATCTGTGGCGAGGAAACTGCGCTGCTGGAAAGTCTGGAGGGCAAGAAGGGTATGCCCCGCATGAAGCCGCCATTTCCGGCTGGCGCGGGGCTTTATGGCTGCCCGACGACGGTGAACAACGTGGAGTCCATCGCAGTTGTGCCGACGATTCTGCGGCGCGGGCCGGAATGGTTCGCGGGCTTTGGTCGTCCGAACAATGCGGGCACCAAGCTGTTCGGCCTGACCGGCCATGTGAACACGCCCTGTGTCGTTGAAGAGGCCATGTCAATTCCGATGAAAGAGTTGATCGAAAAGCATGGCGGCGGCATTCGCGGCGGCTGGAAGAACCTCAAGGCGATCATTCCGGGCGGCGCGTCCTGTCCGGTCCTGACGGCAGAGATGTGCGAAAACGCGATCATGGACTATGATGGCATGAAAGAGCTGAAATCCAGCTTTGGCACCGCATGCATGATCGTCATGGATCAGTCGACCGACGTGATTGCAGCGATCTGGCGGTTGTCGAAATTCTTCAAGCATGAAAGCTGCGGCCAATGCACGCCTTGTCGTGAGGGCACCGGCTGGATGATGCGCGTCATGGAGCGTCTGGTCACGGGCGAGGCAGAGGTCGAGGAAATCGACATGCTGTTCGACGTCACCAAGCAGGTCGAGGGCCACACGATCTGTGCCCTGGGTGATGCGGCGGCCTGGCCGATTCAGGGCCTGATCCGCAACTTCCGTGGGGAGATTGAAGACCGTCTGAAAGCGAAGAAGACCGGGCGCATGGGCGCCATGGCGGCGGAGTAACGACGTGACGGAAGAGGCGACATCGGTTGCAGAACACCATGACCACGAACCCTTCTGGAAGCGGGCGCGTGGTTTGCAATATCTGAATTTTCTGTCGCAACTTCATTCGGAGATGCTATTCGACACGTATTTTGAGATTGGTACCAACCGAGGTAACAGCCTCTACCCATCGCGTTCGCGTACCGTGGCGGTTGATCCCTACTTCCGGGTGGAGAGAAATGCCATTGGTGTGAAGCCCGAGCTACATTTCTTTCAGTGCAGCTCGGACGAGTTTTTTGAGCGCGATTTCCTGAAGCGCAACGGGATGTCCATCAGCTTTGGATTCCTCGACGGGATGCATCTAAGCGAGTACCTGTTACGGGATTTCATTAATGCCGAGCGTAATTGCCGCGAAGGGTCGGTATTGGCGCTGCACGATTGTTGTCCTTTCAGTTACAAGATGCTGACTCGTGATACTGAAAATTTGCCGTTCCGTGAGGCATGGACAGGCGACGTCTGGAAGCTGATACCGATCTTGAGCGAACATCGGCCCGATCTGAAATTAACGGTCCTCAACTGCAAGCCTACCGGGCTAGTGATTGTGAGCGGACTCGATCCGGAGAATGACACGCTTTCGCGCAAATATGACAAGATCGTCGAAAAATGGGTCGGTATCGACTTGGAAGATTACGGCGTCACTCGCTTCAATGATCTGTTCGAGTATACGGACGCCCAGAGCTTTGCGGATGACGGATTCCCGCTGTTTTCCGATATCGCTTTGAAAAATGTTCAGGCGTTGAAGCCGGTAAAGGTGTCGACATGAGCCTGCTTTCGAACACCAACTTCGCAATGTGTCGGAATGCATTCACGAACCGCTCACCCCTCCGTGTCGGGCAGTCCATGACCGCTCGTGATATGACGCTCTCCATAAACAAATGGAGGCACGAGCCATGAAGAAACTGATCGCACTTACCCTGACCGCAGGAATCCTTGCCGCTCCGGCAATGGCGCAGGCACCGCTCAGTCAGGAAAAATACATCAATGACCGGCTGATCGCCGCGCGTGTCGCGGACCGCGTGCGCCGTGAATGCCCGTCGATTGACGCGCGGATCGTCTATGCGTGGAGCCAGGCGCGCGCTTTGAAAAAATATGCGCAGAATCAGGGTTACTCTTCGGCCCAGATTGACGCATTCCTCGACAGCAAGCCCGATAAGGACCGCATCTATGCTGCGGCCGAAAACTATCTGACCCGCAACGGCGCGGCCAAGGGGGATGCCGAATCCTTCTGCCGCATCGGTCGGGCCGAAATCGCAAGCAAGTCGGTCGCTGGCTCTTTGCTGGTGGCCAAGTAAGGACGTAAAGATGGCAGATCTGCGCACAATCAAGATCGACGGCAAGGAAATCGAGGTCGATCCGAACCTGACCCTGATTCAGGCCTGCGAACAGGCGGGCGTCGAAATTCCGCGCTTCTGCTATCATGAGCGGCTGTCGATTGCCGGGAACTGCCGGATGTGCCTGGTCGAAGTTGTTGGCGGGCCGCCAAAGCCCGCCGCCTCTTGCGCGATGCAGGTCAAGGATTTGCGGCCGGGGCCGGAAGGTGCGCCGTCCGAGGTTCTGACCAACTCTCCGATGGTCAAGAAAGCCCGCGAGGGCGTGATGGAGTTTCTGCTCATCAACCACCCGCTGGATTGTCCGATCTGCGACCAGGGCGGAGAGTGCGATCTTCAGGATCAGGCGATGGCTTACGGCATCGACTTCAGCCGCTACCGCGAACCGAAGCGCGCCAGCGAGGACCTGAACCTCGGCCCGCTGGTCGAAACCCATATGACGCGCTGCATCTCCTGCACGCGCTGCGTCCGCTTCACGACAGAGGTGGCAGGCATCACCCAGATGGGCCAGACGGGCAGGGGCGAGGATAGCGAGATCACCAGCTATCTGAACGAAACGCTGAACTCCAACATGCAGGGCAATATCATCGACCTTTGCCCGGTTGGCGCGCTTGTCTCGAAGCCCTATGCCTTTACCGCTCGCCCGTGGGAGCTGAACAAGACAGAGACCGTCGACGTGATGGACGCGCTTGGCAGCAATATCCGTGTTGATACCAAAGGTCGCGAGGTGATGCGTATCCTGCCGCGCAACAATGACGACGTGAACGAGGAATGGATCAACGACAAGACCCGGTTCGTCTGGGACGGTTTGCGCCGTCAACGATTGGATAAGCCATACGTCCGTGAGAACGGAAAGCTTCGCCCGGCAAGCTGGGCAGAGGCACTATCGGCAGCGGCATCGGCCATGAAAGGCAAGAAGCTTGCAGGGTTGGTCGGTGATCTGGTGCCGGTCGAGGCTGCATTCAGCCTGAAGCAGCTGATCGAAGGTCTTGGTGGCAATGTCGAATGCCGCGTAGACGGTGCGCAGTTGCCGGCTGGTAACCGTTCGGCCTATGTCGGCACGGCCACGATTGCAGATATCGACGATGCAAAGATGATCCAGCTGATCGGCACCAATCCGCGGACTGAAGCCCCTGTGCTTAATGCGCGCATTCGCGCCGCCTGGTCGCGTGGCGCACAAATCGGGCTGATTGGTGCTGCGGTTGATCTGACATATGACTACGCGCATCTCGGCAGTGAGCTTGCAGCGTTGGAGAAGCTGTCGTCTCAGAAGATTTCCGACGAAACGAAGGAAGCGCCGACATTGGTGATTGTCGGACAGGGCGCGATTCAGGGCGAGAACGGCGCGAATGTGCTGGCCCACGCCATGAAACTGGCTGAAAACAGCAACTCCAAGCTTCTTGTTTTGCACACGGCGGCCGGGCGCGTCGGCGCGATGGACGTTGGGGCTGTCACCGAGGGGGGTATGGGCGCGGCACTTGATGGTGCGGATGTGATCTACAACCTCGGCACGGATGAAGTTGAAATTCCGGCCGGCGCGTTCGTCATCTATCAGGGCAGCCACGGCGATCGTGGTGCGCATCGTGCCGATATTATCCTGCCTGCCGCCTGCTATACCGAAGAAAACGCGCTGTTCGTCAACACCGAAGGGCGTCCTCAGCTTGCGATGCGCGCCAATTTCGCGCCCGGCGATGCGCGGGAGAATTGGGCGATCCTGCGGGCGCTGTCAGCCGAGCTTGGCCGGCAACTGCCTTGGGACAGCCTTGCGGCGCTGCGCCGTGCGATGATTGACGCCGTGCCTGTGCTTGGCGCCGTTGATGAGGTGGCCGAAAATGAATGGCAGCCGCTGCCGGTTGAGCCTCTTGGGTCCGGAGAAATCGAGTACGCGATCAGGGATTTTTATCTGACCAATCCGATCTCGCGGTCCTCTCCGCTGATGGCGGAATTGTCGGCAATGGCGGCGGCGCGTGCTGAAGACGAAAAGCTTGCGGCAGAGTAAACGGGGGCCAGTTGGTGACATGCGCCGCAGTCAGATCATCGGGATGGGCGTCATGACGGCGCTGACCGCCATGCTGAGCGCGTGTTCCACCACAACCGATGGTGGGCTGTCGGAGCCGCCTCGCGCGAAGCCCGCGACATTGCCCGTGCGACTGGAAGGACCGACCACCGATACATCCATTCTGGGCGGTGTTTCCACCAAAAGCGGAGAGTTGCTGATTCTTGAAAACGACGGCTCTGTCACGCGCACGCAGGTCGACTCGGCACGCGGTCGTCAGACATTGCGCCAATCGGAAGAGGCCATGTTCAGCCTGACCGATGTATTGGTCGAAGATACAAGCATTCCGTTGGATGAACTGCCAAAGCCGCCGCGGGCGCAGGACATCGCCATCGAAGAATTTGCGTCGCGCCGAAGCTCTGCCCTGCCATCGCGAATTGAGCCGGCTGCGCCCGAGGCATTCAAGGGCGGCACCGTTCAACGTGTCGCGCGCCGGGGGGCGGTTGCGGGTGGCGATATGGTCGCGGTTCAGGTCAGGCTTCAGCAAGGGGTGGACGAAAGCACAGTCTTTGCCTATGCCACCTGCACATTGGCAGCATGGTCAAGATCGACAGATACGCCCTATGCGCGCCATATCCGCACGATTTCCGCCGAAGATGATGGTGATATGGTCGCAGAATCGGTTTTCACCATGTCGAAATCGACGCCTTTGGGCCTGCGGGTAATGGAAAGAGACAAGACTCTGCAGGATTGCAGAGCACACGGTATTCCCGCACGCGTTGCAGCGGTCGGGCCTGTGGAAGGGACGGAATAGAATGGCAGAATTCTGGGCATCCGGATTGGGTCACGCCATCATCCTGCTGGCGCAGGGGCTGGCAATCATCGCCTTTGTGATGATCTCGTTGATCTTCATGGTTTACGGCGACCGCAAGATCTGGGCGGCCGTGCAGTTGCGGCGCGGCCCTAACGTCGTAGGTCCGTGGGGTTTGCTTCAGACCTTTGCCGACGCCTTGAAATACGTGCTGAAAGAGATCGTCGTTCCTGCCGGGGCCGACAAATTCGTCTTCTTCCTGGCACCTTTCCTGTCAATGGTTCTGGCCCTGATCGGCTTCGTTGCCATTCCATTCGGGCCCGGCTGGGTTATGGCCAACATAAATGTCGGCATCCTGTTCATCTTCGCCATGTCCTCGCTTGAGGTTTACGGCGTGATTATGGGCGGCTGGGCGTCCAACTCTAAATATCCGTTCCTTGCTGCCTTGCGCTCTGCCTCTCAGATGATCTCTTACGAGGTGTCGATGGGGCTGATTATCATTGGCATCATCATTTCTGCCGGGTCGATGAACCTTTCGGTGATCGTGGAATCACAGCGTGGGGCAGGGCTGCTGAGCTGGTACTGGCTGCCGCATCTGCCGATGCTGGCGCTGTTCTTCGTGTCGGCACTTGCCGAAACCAACCGCCCGCCCTTCGATCTGGCGGAAGCTGAATCCGAACTGGTCGCAGGTCACATGGTGGAATACGGCTCTACCCCGTATCTGCTGTTCATGGCCGGTGAATATATCGCCATCTTCCTGATGTGTGCCCTGATCTCTATCTTCTTCTTCGGGGGATGGCTGTCACCGATACCCGGCCTGCCGGATGGCGTGCTGTGGATGGTCATCAAGATGTGGTTCTGGTTCTGGATGTTCTCGATGGTGAAGGCTATCGTGCCACGCTATCGCTATGATCAGCTGATGCGCATCGGCTGGAAGGTTTTCCTGCCGCTGTCGCTTGGCTGGGTTGTTTTCGTGGCGATCATGGCGCGCTATGAAGTTCTTGGCGGGTTCTGGGCCCGCGCAGCAGTCGGAGGCTGAGATATGTCGGAGCAAACCATCGCAAATGCACTTGCGAAAGCCAGCGAGACCGACAAAGTGGAATTCGCCCATTATCTGGCCGACCATGCAGGGCTGGATCGTGATTCACAGCATGTCCGCTCGCTGGTCGCCGCATGCGACCGTTTCGTAGCTGAACGTTTGAAGGACCGCTGATCATGGCCCTCGACCTCGCCCGCGCGACCAAATATTTCCTGATGTGGGATTTCATCAAAGGCTTTGGCCTTGGGGTGAAATATTTCTTCGCGCCGAAGGAAACCATCAACTATCCGCACGAAAAAGGCCCGCTGTCCCCGCGCTTCCGCGGGGAGCATGCGCTGCGGCGTTACCCATCAGGGGAAGAGCGCTGCATCGCCTGCAAACTGTGTGAGGCGATCTGCCCGGCGCAGGCCATTACGATTGACGCCGAACCACGCGATGACGGCAGCCGCCGGACGACGCGCTATGATATCGACATGACCAAATGCATCTATTGCGGTTTCTGTCAGGAAGCCTGCCCGGTGGATGCCATTGTCGAAGGGCCGAATTTCGAATTCGCCACCGAAACCCGCGAGGAACTGTTTTTCGACAAGCAGAAACTGCTTGAGAACGGTGACCGCTGGGAGGCAGAGATTGCCCGCAACCTTTATCTGGACGCGCCCTACCGATGAACGATGCTTTCACACGCCTGTTCCAGCAGATGGTCCAATCGGGCCAGGAAATGGCGCGTGCCTATAACCCGGCGCTTGAGCAGGTAGATACGCGGGCCTTCGAAAAGCTGATCCCGACCATGCCTGCCGATGTACTGGAAATGTGGTTTGGTAAGACCTTCAACCGTGAAGGGCTGGACGCAAAGACCCGGCTTTTGCTGACCATCGGTGCGATCACGGTGCAGGGCGCCTTGGCTGAACCGCAATTGCGGCTGACGATCCGTCAGGCGCTTGAGGCTGGTGCGACCAAGCGCGAAATCGCGGAAACTATCTACCAGATGAGCATGTTCGCGGGCTTGCCTGCCATGCAGAAGGCACTGGACATAGCAGCCAGCGTCTATGACGAGGAGGACGAGGCATGATCGCCTTCGCATTCTATTTGTTCGCCGCCATCGCCTGCCTCGCGGGCTTTATGGTCGTCATGTCGAAGAACCCGGTTCATTCGGTGCTCTGGCTGATCCTGACCTTTCTTTGCGCCGCGGGGTTGTTCGTTTTGCAGGGCGCTGAGTTCGTCGCCATGCTGCTGATCATTGTCTATGTCGGCGCGGTTGCGGTGCTTTTCCTGTTCGTGGTCATGATGCTCGACGTTGATTTCGCGGAATTGCGGGGCGAGCTTGCGCGCTTCCTTCCCTTAGGAATCCTGATCGCCGTCGCACTGCTGACCGTGCTGGGGATGAGCTTTGCCGGCTGGCAGACCGCACCGGGTGCCGACGCGCAACTGGCCGCGCCGATCCCGTCCGATATCTCCAACTCCAACGCGATCGGGACAGTGCTGTATGACCGTTACTTCCTGGCGTTTCAGATTTCCGGTTTGATCCTGCTGGTGGCCATGATCGGTGCAATCGTCCTGACGATCCGCCATCGCCGCGACATCAAGCGCCAGAATGTGCTGAAACAGATGTGGACCGATCCGAAGAAGCAGTTGGAGCTGCGCGACGTTAAACCGGGTCAGGGGCTGTGAAGTTCTTCGCGGCCCTATCGGTGGTAGCGGTCGGAGTTTTGCTGCACAGAGCAGAGGGTGATTAAGAAAAGAATCCTCTTTGATGCGTTTCGCGGCGGCGAACTAATATGGCGGAGCAAATTGCGACGTTGCTTTTTGGAGAACCGAGCTCTTGAGGCACCGAGACTACAGCAAAGATGACTGGAAATCCGCAGGTAAGTTGCGGGTGCCAGCTTCACTATTCCGATCTTCTCTGGCAGTAAGCACCTCAAA contains the following coding sequences:
- a CDS encoding DUF5337 domain-containing protein; translation: MVDRSAHDAAQMRLVAVVMALTAILWLAANWAGQRFGWPSKYAYLADLAAIGGFVWSLLVAWRIWQRGKARSGKEG
- the nuoI gene encoding NADH-quinone oxidoreductase subunit NuoI; translation: MALDLARATKYFLMWDFIKGFGLGVKYFFAPKETINYPHEKGPLSPRFRGEHALRRYPSGEERCIACKLCEAICPAQAITIDAEPRDDGSRRTTRYDIDMTKCIYCGFCQEACPVDAIVEGPNFEFATETREELFFDKQKLLENGDRWEAEIARNLYLDAPYR
- the nuoH gene encoding NADH-quinone oxidoreductase subunit NuoH, coding for MAEFWASGLGHAIILLAQGLAIIAFVMISLIFMVYGDRKIWAAVQLRRGPNVVGPWGLLQTFADALKYVLKEIVVPAGADKFVFFLAPFLSMVLALIGFVAIPFGPGWVMANINVGILFIFAMSSLEVYGVIMGGWASNSKYPFLAALRSASQMISYEVSMGLIIIGIIISAGSMNLSVIVESQRGAGLLSWYWLPHLPMLALFFVSALAETNRPPFDLAEAESELVAGHMVEYGSTPYLLFMAGEYIAIFLMCALISIFFFGGWLSPIPGLPDGVLWMVIKMWFWFWMFSMVKAIVPRYRYDQLMRIGWKVFLPLSLGWVVFVAIMARYEVLGGFWARAAVGG
- a CDS encoding NADH-quinone oxidoreductase subunit E, which encodes MLRRLSPLQPDSFEFTPANLEWARAQMTKYPEGRQQSAVIPVLWRAQEQEGWLTRPAIEYCAKLLDMAYIRVLEVATFYFMFQLQPVGTVAHIQICGTTTCMICGSGELIAVCKEKIAPQPHMLSEDGKFSWEEVECLAACANAPMAQIGKDYYEDLTPEKLAQLIDAMAAGKVPVPGPQDGRFSSEPAEDQSALTNLVPAQEQNNASVALALDLKDTLKRIDGSEVPVLTPWLRKPEGAADDRSGNNIQSEDEPRPAEGQPVDETGVTEQEAAVKPAAEPEADAPAGSSDAEPIGRQPVKLEAPREGSADDLKRISGVGPVLEELLHSLGIYHFDQISNWDDEEIAWVDENLEGFKGRVSRDEWVRQAREFVKESDGKTS
- a CDS encoding NADH-quinone oxidoreductase subunit J, whose amino-acid sequence is MIAFAFYLFAAIACLAGFMVVMSKNPVHSVLWLILTFLCAAGLFVLQGAEFVAMLLIIVYVGAVAVLFLFVVMMLDVDFAELRGELARFLPLGILIAVALLTVLGMSFAGWQTAPGADAQLAAPIPSDISNSNAIGTVLYDRYFLAFQISGLILLVAMIGAIVLTIRHRRDIKRQNVLKQMWTDPKKQLELRDVKPGQGL
- the nuoF gene encoding NADH-quinone oxidoreductase subunit NuoF; this encodes MLQDKDRIFQNLYGMGDRSLKGAQSRGCWDGTADIIARGRDKIIEEMKASGLRGRGGAGFPTGLKWSFMPKESDGRPAYLVINGDESEPATCKDREIMRHDPHTLIEGALIASFAMNAHASYIYLRGEFIREREALQTAINECYDAGLLGKNAAGSGWDFDLYLNHGAGAYICGEETALLESLEGKKGMPRMKPPFPAGAGLYGCPTTVNNVESIAVVPTILRRGPEWFAGFGRPNNAGTKLFGLTGHVNTPCVVEEAMSIPMKELIEKHGGGIRGGWKNLKAIIPGGASCPVLTAEMCENAIMDYDGMKELKSSFGTACMIVMDQSTDVIAAIWRLSKFFKHESCGQCTPCREGTGWMMRVMERLVTGEAEVEEIDMLFDVTKQVEGHTICALGDAAAWPIQGLIRNFRGEIEDRLKAKKTGRMGAMAAE
- a CDS encoding DUF5333 domain-containing protein, with the protein product MKKLIALTLTAGILAAPAMAQAPLSQEKYINDRLIAARVADRVRRECPSIDARIVYAWSQARALKKYAQNQGYSSAQIDAFLDSKPDKDRIYAAAENYLTRNGAAKGDAESFCRIGRAEIASKSVAGSLLVAK
- the nuoG gene encoding NADH-quinone oxidoreductase subunit NuoG, whose translation is MADLRTIKIDGKEIEVDPNLTLIQACEQAGVEIPRFCYHERLSIAGNCRMCLVEVVGGPPKPAASCAMQVKDLRPGPEGAPSEVLTNSPMVKKAREGVMEFLLINHPLDCPICDQGGECDLQDQAMAYGIDFSRYREPKRASEDLNLGPLVETHMTRCISCTRCVRFTTEVAGITQMGQTGRGEDSEITSYLNETLNSNMQGNIIDLCPVGALVSKPYAFTARPWELNKTETVDVMDALGSNIRVDTKGREVMRILPRNNDDVNEEWINDKTRFVWDGLRRQRLDKPYVRENGKLRPASWAEALSAAASAMKGKKLAGLVGDLVPVEAAFSLKQLIEGLGGNVECRVDGAQLPAGNRSAYVGTATIADIDDAKMIQLIGTNPRTEAPVLNARIRAAWSRGAQIGLIGAAVDLTYDYAHLGSELAALEKLSSQKISDETKEAPTLVIVGQGAIQGENGANVLAHAMKLAENSNSKLLVLHTAAGRVGAMDVGAVTEGGMGAALDGADVIYNLGTDEVEIPAGAFVIYQGSHGDRGAHRADIILPAACYTEENALFVNTEGRPQLAMRANFAPGDARENWAILRALSAELGRQLPWDSLAALRRAMIDAVPVLGAVDEVAENEWQPLPVEPLGSGEIEYAIRDFYLTNPISRSSPLMAELSAMAAARAEDEKLAAE
- a CDS encoding carboxymuconolactone decarboxylase family protein — encoded protein: MNDAFTRLFQQMVQSGQEMARAYNPALEQVDTRAFEKLIPTMPADVLEMWFGKTFNREGLDAKTRLLLTIGAITVQGALAEPQLRLTIRQALEAGATKREIAETIYQMSMFAGLPAMQKALDIAASVYDEEDEA